One part of the Ornithodoros turicata isolate Travis chromosome 2, ASM3712646v1, whole genome shotgun sequence genome encodes these proteins:
- the LOC135385500 gene encoding acyl-CoA-binding domain-containing protein 5-like isoform X2, whose product MTTEEKFHAAVEVIRGLPKNGSFQPSHDLQLKFYAYYKQATQGPVAECKVPKPRFWDIVGNAKWDAWMKLGDMSKEEAMQKYVEELVKIVEAMSYTENVAKFMDLLGPLFEGMPQKDEFLTRLNGNRESEDDIETLDVPEEESHTCTKAVNGAQDKKAAGNSQVPVNGHESSYESEEEFSDTYDHMGEDDGDSASPLPEASSIENTVGEALQNGTERVLVHENDSQLWAFYAEKKKVNGDLPNARGGGDERQQRSGGPLGGVPPGGGRHNRGYRRRDGDIAADNVPAMPGAPNRYYGGGGGNSGGGSGGRRHLPMEVSEQLAIAVLRLQHTMDEVVARLEALETLLQQSKAQQNQHWWLFGNIPPHILLVILSWPIALQIGLYILRRRSHRRGLH is encoded by the exons ATGACGACGGAAGAAAAGTTCCACGCAGCAGTGGAGGTTATCCGCGGGTTGCCGAAAAATG GGTCATTTCAACCGTCGCACGACCTTCAACTCAAGTTCTATGCCTACTACAAACAGGCTACCCAGGGACCAGTGGCTGAATGTAAAGTTCCTAAACCAAGGTTTTGGGATATCGTAGGAAACGCAAAATG GGATGCCTGGATGAAGCTGGGTGACATGTCTAAAGAAGAAGCAATGCAGAAATATGTGGAAGAGCTTGTGAAG ATCGTGGAAGCCATGTCCTATACGGAGAATGTGGCAAAATTCATGGATCTCCTTGGACCACTCTTCGAGGGAATGCCCCAGAAAGACGAATTCCTCACCAGGCTCAACGGAAACAGAGAATCGGAGGATGACATCGAAACTTTGGACG TTCCTGAAGAAGAATCACATACATGCACAAAAGCAGTAAATGGAGCACAGGACAAGAAAGCTGCTGGAAATTCGCAAG TGCCTGTGAATGGTCACGAATCGTCCTATGAAAGCGAAGAGGAATTCTCTGACACATACGACCATATGGGAGAG GATGATGGAGACAGTGCATCACCCCTACCAGAAGCTTCCTCGATTGAAAACACAGTGGGAGAAGCACTTCAGAACGGCACGGAGAGGGTGCTGGTACACGAGAACGACAGCCAGTTGTGGGCATTTTACGCGGAAAAGAAGAAGGTCAACGGAGATCTGCCAAATGCCAGGGGAGGAGGAGACGAGAGGCAGCAACGGTCTGGTGGGCCCCTCGGCGGGGTTCCACCAGGGGGAGGCCGGCACAACCGAGGCTACCGTCGAAGAG ATGGCGACATTGCTGCTGACAATGTACCGGCGATGCCAGGTGCACCGAACCGTTACTACGGTGGTGGCGGAGGCAACAGCGGTGGTGGCAGCGGAGGAAGACGACACCTGCCCATGGAAGTGAGTGAGCAGCTGGCCATAGCTGTACTGAGGCTCCAACACACTATGGATGAGGTAGTGGCACGTTTGGAAGCCCTTGAGACCCTCCTGCAGCAATCAAAG GCCCAGCAAAACCAACACTGGTGGTTGTTTGGCAACATCCCACCGCACATCTTGTTGGTGATTCTCTCATGGCCCATCGCCTTACAAATTGGCCTGTACATCCTTCGGAGACGTTCTCATAGGCGTGGACTCCACTGA
- the LOC135385500 gene encoding acyl-CoA-binding domain-containing protein 5-like isoform X1 gives MTTEEKFHAAVEVIRGLPKNGSFQPSHDLQLKFYAYYKQATQGPVAECKVPKPRFWDIVGNAKWDAWMKLGDMSKEEAMQKYVEELVKVIKQLGEKASQDQIVEAMSYTENVAKFMDLLGPLFEGMPQKDEFLTRLNGNRESEDDIETLDVPEEESHTCTKAVNGAQDKKAAGNSQVPVNGHESSYESEEEFSDTYDHMGEDDGDSASPLPEASSIENTVGEALQNGTERVLVHENDSQLWAFYAEKKKVNGDLPNARGGGDERQQRSGGPLGGVPPGGGRHNRGYRRRDGDIAADNVPAMPGAPNRYYGGGGGNSGGGSGGRRHLPMEVSEQLAIAVLRLQHTMDEVVARLEALETLLQQSKAQQNQHWWLFGNIPPHILLVILSWPIALQIGLYILRRRSHRRGLH, from the exons ATGACGACGGAAGAAAAGTTCCACGCAGCAGTGGAGGTTATCCGCGGGTTGCCGAAAAATG GGTCATTTCAACCGTCGCACGACCTTCAACTCAAGTTCTATGCCTACTACAAACAGGCTACCCAGGGACCAGTGGCTGAATGTAAAGTTCCTAAACCAAGGTTTTGGGATATCGTAGGAAACGCAAAATG GGATGCCTGGATGAAGCTGGGTGACATGTCTAAAGAAGAAGCAATGCAGAAATATGTGGAAGAGCTTGTGAAG GTTATTAAACAGTTAGGAGAAAAGGCATCCCAAGATCAG ATCGTGGAAGCCATGTCCTATACGGAGAATGTGGCAAAATTCATGGATCTCCTTGGACCACTCTTCGAGGGAATGCCCCAGAAAGACGAATTCCTCACCAGGCTCAACGGAAACAGAGAATCGGAGGATGACATCGAAACTTTGGACG TTCCTGAAGAAGAATCACATACATGCACAAAAGCAGTAAATGGAGCACAGGACAAGAAAGCTGCTGGAAATTCGCAAG TGCCTGTGAATGGTCACGAATCGTCCTATGAAAGCGAAGAGGAATTCTCTGACACATACGACCATATGGGAGAG GATGATGGAGACAGTGCATCACCCCTACCAGAAGCTTCCTCGATTGAAAACACAGTGGGAGAAGCACTTCAGAACGGCACGGAGAGGGTGCTGGTACACGAGAACGACAGCCAGTTGTGGGCATTTTACGCGGAAAAGAAGAAGGTCAACGGAGATCTGCCAAATGCCAGGGGAGGAGGAGACGAGAGGCAGCAACGGTCTGGTGGGCCCCTCGGCGGGGTTCCACCAGGGGGAGGCCGGCACAACCGAGGCTACCGTCGAAGAG ATGGCGACATTGCTGCTGACAATGTACCGGCGATGCCAGGTGCACCGAACCGTTACTACGGTGGTGGCGGAGGCAACAGCGGTGGTGGCAGCGGAGGAAGACGACACCTGCCCATGGAAGTGAGTGAGCAGCTGGCCATAGCTGTACTGAGGCTCCAACACACTATGGATGAGGTAGTGGCACGTTTGGAAGCCCTTGAGACCCTCCTGCAGCAATCAAAG GCCCAGCAAAACCAACACTGGTGGTTGTTTGGCAACATCCCACCGCACATCTTGTTGGTGATTCTCTCATGGCCCATCGCCTTACAAATTGGCCTGTACATCCTTCGGAGACGTTCTCATAGGCGTGGACTCCACTGA